CATTTGGTAACTATAAATCGGGTGCTTTTTAACCTCTTCATACTCTGCAGCATATAGGGCGCCTTTTTTCCTTAGGACCGTTTCAGAGATTCTTGCCATCCCACAATCACAAAGTGCACCAGCAATCCCTAACTCTATCCATTCCCCTTTAGTTAAGCCGATTTTCTTACCTAAATAGGCCGATAAAATGCTAACTGCAACCGCATGATGGTATAAATAGTCTTCCTTCGTCTGATAATGGTGAAGCGAAAACACATGGGATGGATGGCGAATCACTTCTTCGAGCAGCGGCATGATGAGAGCTCGAATATTTATGATTTCAATCTTTTTACCAGACTGCCATGATTTAAATTCCTTTTTATAATTGTTAACTGCCTGTAAATATAGTTCTATGAAAGTTTTTTGTTTTGTTGGTGTTGATTCCACCCTTTCTTCGGTGATTTCAGGAGGACGAAAATCGTCTCCATTAATTAATTTGTCCTCGACAATAACGGAATCAATTAAAAAAGCATCAAGAACTTGCAAGTGCTCTTCGGTTAACACAGTTTTTTTGCGTACCAGCGGGTGATTTGTTAATGCTTTTACATCTTCAGCTAAAATACAGCCTTCTTGAAGCTGCTTAGTTTTTACCTTCATATGAATCTCCTCTTAAAAACGATATAGACTAAGGATATATCGTTATAATATAAAAACAGGCCACGGGCGGTCATAGTACTTTATACATGAATGACGAACATACTCTAGTTATTAACTACTAGTATATCGTAAAAAAAAGAGGAATTCAGTAATTATTCCTCTTTTTTCACTCATCTATTCATCTGTCTCATCTTCAGTAGTCGGTTGATTCACCTCTTCGATATCATCAGTGGTGCCCTCCTCAGTCAGTTGCTCTTCCTCTGACTGGGACTCTTCAGTCTCATCGACGTCTTCATCATCAATATTGACTTTAGCCACCGTTGAAACTTCCTCGTCATCGCCAACACGGATTAAGCGTACACCCTGAGTGTTACGGCCTGTTGTTGAAATATCATCAATATGAAGACGAATAACTATACCACTTGCCGTAATAATCATCAGATCCTCATCTTGAGATACGATCTTCAATGCAACAACAGTTCCATTTCTATCGGTTAAGTTACACGTCTTAATCCCTTTACCGCCACGGTTTTGAATACGGTATTCTTCAACTGGTGTGCGCTTACCGTACCCTTTATCCGTTACGATGAGTACATCATGATGGCTTTCAACGATATCCATGCCGACAACACAGTCATCTTCGCTTAAGGTCACCCCTTTTACACCGGCAGCGGTACGTCCCATTAAGCGTACATCCTCTTCATGGAAACGAATGGTCATACCAAGTTTTGTACCAATCATCATCTCTTGATTTCCATCGGTGAGACGAACACCATGCAATTCATCATCTTCTTTTAAGTTTATTGCAAATAATCCACCTTTGCGGATATTAGCAAATGAAGATAGCTGTGTTCGCTTGGAGACACCACGTTTAGTCGTGAAGAAGAGGTAATGGTCATCTTTAAACTCTTCAATTGGTATGACCGTACTAATATACTCTCCTTGCTCAATTTGAAGAAGGTTTATGATTGGAATTCCTTTTGCTGTACGTCCAAGCTCAGGTATCTCATAGCCCTTCAAACGATACACTTTTCCTTTATTGGTAAAGAATAAAATCGTATGGTGTGAGTTTGTCGTAAATAGATGTTGAACAAAGTCATCATCATTTGTCCCCATCCCTTGAATTCCCTTACCACCACGTTTCTGACTACGATACGTTGATATCGGCAGGCGTTTGATATACCCATGGTGTGTAATCGTGATGACAACGTTTTGTCTAGGAATTAGATCCTCATCCTCAAATGAATCATCACCAACAGTAATCTCTGTGCGGCGTTCATCATTGAACTTCTCTTTCACTTCTACGAGTTCTTCACGAATAATTTCGAGAACCTTTTCTTCGTCAGCTAGTATCGCTTTTAATTCGGCAATACGAGCTGTTAGTTCTGCATATTCATTTTCAATTTTATCGCGCTCTAGCCCTGTTAAACGCTGTAAACGCATATCTAAAATCGCTTGTGCTTGATCGTAACTTAGAGAGAAATTCTCCATCAGTCCATTACGAGCAATTTCAGTTGTTTGCGAGTTACGGATCAAGGAGATCACTTCATCGAGATGATCAAGTGCGATACGTAAACCTTCTAAAATATGTGCTCGAGCTTCCGCTTTGCGCAATTCAAATGCTGTTCTTCGCTTAATAACAACCTTTTGATGTTCAAGGTAGTGATACAAACACTCTTTTAAGTTTAGAACCTTCGGCCTTCCCTCAACAAGCGCAAGCAAATTAATGCCGAAACTTGTCTGAAGTGCGGTTTGTTTAAATAAGTTATTTAATAGCACATTCGCATTGGCATCACGTCGGACTTCTATGACGATTCTCATTCCGTTTCGGTCAGATTCGTCACGGAGGTCCGTAATACCTTCAATCTTTTTATCACGGACAAGCTCTGCTATTTTTTCAATCAACTTGGCTTTATTCACTTGATATGGAATCTCATTTACGATAATTTTTTGCTTACCGTTTGCTTGCTCTTCAATTTCCGTTTTTGCTCTAAGTGTTATCGAGCCTCGCCCTGTTTGATAGGCTTTTCTAATTCCAGATCGACCGAGAATTTCAGCTCCTGTCGGGAAATCTGGTCCAGGAATAAACTCCATTAACTCTGGAATACTAATATCAGGATTTTTACTAAGCTCAAGAACCCCATCAATCACTTCCCCTAGTTGGTGCGGGGGAATATTTGTTGCCATACCAACAGCGATACCTGACGCCCCGTTCACCAGCAGGTTAGGAAAACGTGCAGGTAAGACAACGGGCTCTCTTTCAGAACCATCATAGTTGTCTTGATAGTCAATCGTATCTTTATTAATATCACGAACCAATTCCATTGAGATTTTCGACATTTTTGCTTCTGTATAACGCATCGCTGCCGCTGCATCTCCATCGATTGAACCGAAGTTACCATGTCCGTCTACTAACATATAGCGGTAACTGAAATCCTGCGCCATCCGCACCATCGTCTCATATACAGCTGAATCACCATGTGGATGGTACTTACCAATAACCTCTCCAACGATACGAGCTGATTTCTTATATGCCTTATCAGGTGTCATTCCTAGTTCATTCATCGCAAACAAAATCCGACGATGAACTGGTTTTAACCCATCCCTAACATCAGGAAGAGCACGACTTACGATTACACTCATTGCATAATCCATAAAAGACGACTTCATCTCTTGACTAATATTTATTTCTTTAACTCTGGATTGCTCCATGTCAGCCATCTAGTTAACCTCCATAACATCCATTCATCTTCTTAAACGACGTTTGCTAAAACATGATCTTCATTTAGTTTGTCCAGCCCATGATTTAGATGTCTAAGTTCTTCACATACTGAGCATTCTCTTGAATAAAGTCACGGCGCGGTTCAACACGGTCGCCCATTAACACTTCAAAGATTTCATCAGCTTTCATCGCATCCTCTAACGTCACTTGTAGGAGCGTTCTCGTTTCAGGGTCCATTGTTGTCTCCCATAATTGTGCTGGATTCATTTCACCTAGACCCTTGTATCGCTGAAGCCCTGGCTTCGGTGTCTCAGATAAGGTCGAATAGATATTTTCCATCTCTTTGTCATTATAGGCATAATGCACAGTCTTACCTTGTGAAATTTTATATAATGGTGGTTGCGCAATATAGACATAACCTTTTTCAATTAACTCACGCATATAACGGTAGAAAAAGGTAAGGATTAATGTACGAATATGAGCACCATCGACATCGGCATCTGTCATAATAATAATCTTTTGATAACGTGCTTTTTCAATATCGAACTCATCACCAATACCGGTACCAAGTGCTGTAATAATTGCACGAATTTCATTGTTAGCGAGAATTTTATCAAGTCTCGCCTTTTCTACATTAATGATCTTCCCGCGCAAAGGCAAAATTGCCTGAAAGTGTCGATCTCTACCCTGCTTAGCGGAACCACCAGCTGAATCCCCCTCAACAATGTAGATTTCACTGATTGAAGCGTCTCTTGATGAGCAATCCGCTAATTTTCCTGGTAATGAACTTACTTCTAGTGCACTTTTACGTCGCGTGAGCTCACGCGCCTTCTTCGCTGCTTCGCGCGCTCTTGACGCCATAAGTCCTTTTTCCACGATTTTCTTTGCAACCACTGGGTTTTCAATTAAGAATCGCGAGAAATGCTCGGTAAAGAGAGAATCAGTAATTGTTCGTGCTTCACTATTTCCTAGCTTTGTTTTCGTCTGTCCTTCAAACTGTGGATCAGGAATTTTTACCGAGATAATTGCCACTAACCCTTCACGAACATCATCACCAGAAAGGTTCGGGTCATTTTCTTTAAATAAATTATTTTTTCTTGCGTAATCATTAATCACACGCGTGAGGCCTGTTTTAAAGCCCGACTCATGGGTTCCGCCTTCATGCGTGTTAATGTTGTTAGCAAATGAATATATATTTCCGGAAAACCCGTCATTGTATTGAACAGCGATTTCGACTTGAATGGATTCGCGTTCGGCTTCAATAAAAATCGGCGGCTCATGAAGAGCTTCTTTCGAACGATTGAGATGCTCAACAAAGGAAGCAATACCACCTTCATAATAATAATCATTTTTCTGGCCATCTGGACGATTGTCGATCGTCTTTATCGTTAAGCCTCGGTTTAAAAATGCCAATTCACGTAAGCGTGAGGTTAACATGTCATATTCGTATTCTGTTGTTTCTGTAAAGATTTCTGGGTCAGGCTTGAAACGGATCTTCGTTCCACGTTTCTCGGTAGCACCGATGATTTTAAGATCTGCCTGAGGGATCCCGCGTTCAAATCTTTGATAATAAATATTTCCTTCACGGTGAACTTCCACTTCAAGTTCAGTTGAAAGAGCATTTACAACCGATGCACCAACACCATGTAGACCACCAGATACCTTATAACCGCCGCCACCAAATTTACCGCCAGCATGAAGGACCGTCATAATCACTTCAACAGCTGGTCGACCCATTTTTTCATGAATCCCTACCGGAATTCCACGACCATTGTCTTCAACGGTAATACTATTATCCTCTTCAATTGTAACTGTGATCGTGTCACAATAACCAGCCATGGCTTCATCGATACTATTGTCTACAATTTCCCAGACTAAATGGTGAAGACCTCTGGCACTTGTCGAACCAATATACATTCCCGGGCGCTTCCGTACTGCCTCTAGCCCTTCTAGTACTTGAATTTGACTTTCATCATAAGAATTTTGATCGATTGTCAATTTCTTCACCTTCACTTCTTTACTCAGCAACTTTTAATTGCTGTTATTAATAAATTTCAATGTAATTTACCTAAAACGTATGTTAAGCCCCGAATAACAACGGAGCTTAAGAAAAAAGTTACTAACAAAAAAACAAAAAGAGGCTTTAGCCACTTGTGATAATTTTTGATCCTATTCTTGTTGTGAATCAATATCTGCGTAACTATCGAATTCTGAAATGACTTGAGCTCTTCGCTTTAATGTAACGGACGAAATCGGGGAAAAATAAACGTGTTCTTCAGTGACAACAATGGACTTTGTTAGATCTTCCGAAATCTCAATAATTTGGTTCGATTTACGAAAAGCATCTAGAAAGTCTGTTGTATCACTAGAGGTGTTTTCCATTTCACTATCCAAAATCGCAACGACATCCTTAGACCGAATGACAGTATCTCCCCCTAAATGAATAAACAAGTGTCCACCTCATTTCACTTTATTAATTTCGCCTTGCTTGACGAGATAAGTTGCTGCTTGATCAAGTGTCTCATGGTCAATGCCATCCACACTTGTAGTTGTAACAAAAGTTTGGATTTTACCTTGAATGGTATTTAACAAATGTGATTGCCTGTAATCGTCTAATTCCGATAACACATCATCAAGAAGTAAGATTGGGTATTCACCGACTTTGGAATGAATTAATTCAATTTCGGCTAATTTAAGAGAAAGAGCAGTCGTACGCTGCTGTCCTTGTGAACCAAACGTTTGGACATCCTTACCGTTCACAGTGAATCCAACATCATCCCGATGCGGGCCGACAAGTGATGTCCCGCGACGGATTTCTTTATCCTTGACACCTTCAAAAGCCGTAAATAGTTCTTCTTCTATGTTCGTCAAATCCATCTCTTCTGATACGTTAAAAGATGGTTTATATTGTAAAATTAACTTCTCCTTGCCACGGCTAATATCAAAATGAATTTGCTCGGCCCACGATTGTAATCGTTGCAAAAATTCAAAGCGCCTCTTTACGACATTAGCAGCAGCTGTCACAAGCTGGGTCGTCAAGACATCGAGCATCGCTTCATTCTGGCGATTCTTATAGAGGTCCTTCAGCAAGTGGTTCCGTTGCTTAAGTACTTTGTTGTAAATCCCTAAGTGGTACAAATAAACAGGATTAATTTGACCAATCTCCATATCAATAAAACGACGCCGTACTTGCGGACTTCCCTTAACTAGATTTAAATCTTCAGGTGCAAACATCACAACGTTAAACGCGCCGATATACTCACTCAATTTACGTTGTTCTAACGCATTTAATTTAACCTTCTTCCCTTTTGAAGAAATAATGACGCTTAATGATAACGATCCGCTCCGCTTTTCTACTCTACCTTCTATTTTACCATATTCTCGGTCCCAACTGATAAGATCTTTATCACGGGACGTTCGATGTGATTTTGCCATCGCTAGGACATAAATGGCTTCCATCACATTTGTTTTCCCTTGGGCATTTTCACCAAGGATCAAATTTACTTTGTTATCAAATTTAATTGATGTTTGTCCATAATTACGATAGTTCGCCAATTGTAGTTCTTTTATATGCAAAGGGATGCCCCCTTTTTCAAACTGAAAATAAATAAAATCTTATGAAACAACAACGAATGTTCCGATATCAGGAATATCAACTTCATCTCCAGCATAAAGTTTCTTCCCACGTCGTTGTTCTTGTTCTCCGTTTAAATAGACGTCATATTCCGATAAAAACCATTTAGCCATCCCCCCAGTATCAATGACAGCCGCTTCTTTTAATAATTGTCCTAATGTGATGTACTCGGTTGTTATTTTGATTTCTTCTGCCATCTCGACTCACTCGCTTTCTAATGTTTTGTTCAGGTAGCTAAACAGTCCTTCACCATCAACAAGACTGTAACGCTGATTTGCGGCTCACTAATGAGAAACGATCTTTCACACCAATGAGCCGCAAATCAACAATTATTCATACGTAAATAGAAGGTAAAAAAGTCTATATAGTGTCTATTGTACTAAACTTTATCGTTCTTCGCCAATACATTTCACTTAGCGAGGCATTGACATTGAAAAAAGGCTGTCTGAGCAAGTAGTCACCGCCCCATGTCATGTAGAGATACGAGGTGAACACCAATTTCTCAGACAGCCTCCATTTTTATTTTCTAGTATGTCCGAACAGGTGAGAACAAATGTAAGGTGTTGTCATTGTCTACCGGACGAACAACAAATGGACTCATGGCCCCTGTAAAAACGATATGGATTTCTTCGCTATCAATAACTTTCAAGGCATCAATCACGTTTTTGCCGTTAAAGGAAATACGTAATTCTTCTCCTTGTATTTCTTTACTCTGCACTTCCTCAGTTACTTTTCCTACTTCTGGAGTAATTGAGGTGATTTCGATTGCACCATGCTCTAATGTTTTTAAATTGATGACATTATTCTTACCCTCTCTCGAAAGAAGCAATGCCCTCTCAAGAGTTTGTAATAATCCTTTCGTTTGCAGCGTAAGATCTGTTTTAGAGTGTGTTGGAATCATGTTTTTCGTTACTGGATATTTGCCATCAAGTAAACGCGAGAAAAATAGTAAATTCTTCAATTTAAATAGCACTTGATTTTCAGTAACAACAATATCAATCAGCTCATCAGAGTCATCAAGAACTTTGCTCAACTCATTTAAACTCTTCCCAGGGATCACAACATTTGAAAACTGCAGACTTTCAACATTTGTTTCAATCACAGCTTTCCTCATTGCTAAACGGTGACTGTCTGTTGCAGTACAACTCAACGTCCCGCCTTCCGCTTCAAAGTTTACACCTGTTAACACCGGGCGTGTTTCCTGAGTGGACACTGCAAACCCCGTTTGTCGAATGATGTTTTTTAATAAGTCTTGTTGCATACGAAATGTATTGTCTTCTTCAACTTGTGGCAAGCGAGGATACTCTTCTGGATCCAATCCGTTTAAGTTGAAGACAGAAGACCCTGCACGTAATGTCGTTGCAAACTGGTCTTGGACAATAATTTCAATTTGGCCTTCGGGTAACTTCTTTACTATTTCAGCAAAAAATTTGGCCTGTAAAACGATGCTTCCAGGTTCAATCACTTTAACTAATTCCTTATCATCCTGTTCAGTCGGGATAAAACTTTCAATCGAAATATCAGAGTCACTACCAGTTAATGTTACTCCTGTTTGGTCGGCATGAATCTTAATCCCTGTTAAGATCGGAATTGTTGTTCGAGATGATACAGCTTTTGTGACATGCTGAACGCTATGTACGAAATGTTCACGAGCGATAACAAAATGCATAATGAAACTCCTTTATTATTATTATTTATTTAATTAATAGTAATAGTACTAGGGCCTGTGGGTTTGTGGAAAAGTAGTAATATAACCAATAGATATAGCCTATACACATGTGGATAATGTGTGCATAGGCTTAACTTAGTTATACACATAAGGATAGACTTTTATTTTTGAAAAGAGGCTCAAAATCTATGATCGCAATTTCTCGATAATGTCATCAATTTGTTTTTTCAAGTCATCATCACTAGAGAGTAACTTTGAGATTTTTTCGTGTGCATGGATGACTGTCGTGTGATCACGCCCGCCAAATTCGCCACCAATCTTGGGTAGAGAGGCATCCGTTAACTCTCTCGATAGATACATGGCGATTTGTCTTGGAAATGCGACGGTTTTCGTTCTTTTTTTTGCTTTAAAATCTTCTAACTTTACACTAAAGTGCTCACCGACTGTTTTTTGGATATCAACAATCGTAATTACTTTTGGCTTAGAGTTAGGGATAATATCTTTTAGAGCCTCCGCTGCTAGATCGGCATTCATATCTTGGTTAATAAGAGATGAATAGGCGACTACGCGTATTAATGCCCCTTCTAGTTCACGGATATTCGTATCTATTTGGTTAGCGATATAAAGCATGACCTCATTAGGGATATCGAGGTTTTCCGCCTTTGCTTTTTTTCGTAGAATCGCAATTCGAGTTTCTAAGTCTGGCGGTGTGATATCGGTAATGAGACCCCACTCAAACCGTGAGCGTAGTCGGTCCTCTAATGTCGGAATTTCCTTTGGCGGTCGATCACTAGAGATAACAATTTGCTTACTTTCCTCATGCAAGGCATTAAACGTATGGAAAAATTCCTCTTGTGTTTGTTCTTTTCCAGCAAGAAACTGAATATCATCTATTAGCAGCACATCAACGTTTCGATATTTATTGCGGAAATTGACTGCTTTATTATCCCGAATCGAATTAATAAACTCATTCGTGAATTTTTCTGATGATAGATAGACGACCTTAGCATTTGGATTATGGTCAATCACATAATGACCAATTGCATGCATTAAATGCGTTTTCCCTAAACCAACTCCCCCATAAATAAATAACGGGTTATACGCTTTCGCTGGTGCCTCAGCTACAGCTAATGAAGCCGCATGAGCGAAGCGGTTCCCTGACCCGATAACAAATGTGTTAAACGTATATTTTGGGTTCAGCATGCTTTTGGGAATCTCATTATTGGCTTGATCAGCTTCCTGTGGTGCTTTTTGAACCTGTTGTTCAACGGTAAATTCATCATCTAGTTGATTCTGGGGAATAATAAACTTAACCGCTAGTTTAGACCCGGTAATTTCATTAAGCGTTTCTGAAATTAACGTAGAATAACGGTTTTCTAGCCAGTCCCTGGCGA
The window above is part of the Desertibacillus haloalkaliphilus genome. Proteins encoded here:
- the dnaA gene encoding chromosomal replication initiator protein DnaA, encoding MENIADLWDKALAEIETKVSKPSFETWLKATKANAIDQDTITITAPNEFARDWLENRYSTLISETLNEITGSKLAVKFIIPQNQLDDEFTVEQQVQKAPQEADQANNEIPKSMLNPKYTFNTFVIGSGNRFAHAASLAVAEAPAKAYNPLFIYGGVGLGKTHLMHAIGHYVIDHNPNAKVVYLSSEKFTNEFINSIRDNKAVNFRNKYRNVDVLLIDDIQFLAGKEQTQEEFFHTFNALHEESKQIVISSDRPPKEIPTLEDRLRSRFEWGLITDITPPDLETRIAILRKKAKAENLDIPNEVMLYIANQIDTNIRELEGALIRVVAYSSLINQDMNADLAAEALKDIIPNSKPKVITIVDIQKTVGEHFSVKLEDFKAKKRTKTVAFPRQIAMYLSRELTDASLPKIGGEFGGRDHTTVIHAHEKISKLLSSDDDLKKQIDDIIEKLRS
- the gyrA gene encoding DNA gyrase subunit A — protein: MADMEQSRVKEINISQEMKSSFMDYAMSVIVSRALPDVRDGLKPVHRRILFAMNELGMTPDKAYKKSARIVGEVIGKYHPHGDSAVYETMVRMAQDFSYRYMLVDGHGNFGSIDGDAAAAMRYTEAKMSKISMELVRDINKDTIDYQDNYDGSEREPVVLPARFPNLLVNGASGIAVGMATNIPPHQLGEVIDGVLELSKNPDISIPELMEFIPGPDFPTGAEILGRSGIRKAYQTGRGSITLRAKTEIEEQANGKQKIIVNEIPYQVNKAKLIEKIAELVRDKKIEGITDLRDESDRNGMRIVIEVRRDANANVLLNNLFKQTALQTSFGINLLALVEGRPKVLNLKECLYHYLEHQKVVIKRRTAFELRKAEARAHILEGLRIALDHLDEVISLIRNSQTTEIARNGLMENFSLSYDQAQAILDMRLQRLTGLERDKIENEYAELTARIAELKAILADEEKVLEIIREELVEVKEKFNDERRTEITVGDDSFEDEDLIPRQNVVITITHHGYIKRLPISTYRSQKRGGKGIQGMGTNDDDFVQHLFTTNSHHTILFFTNKGKVYRLKGYEIPELGRTAKGIPIINLLQIEQGEYISTVIPIEEFKDDHYLFFTTKRGVSKRTQLSSFANIRKGGLFAINLKEDDELHGVRLTDGNQEMMIGTKLGMTIRFHEEDVRLMGRTAAGVKGVTLSEDDCVVGMDIVESHHDVLIVTDKGYGKRTPVEEYRIQNRGGKGIKTCNLTDRNGTVVALKIVSQDEDLMIITASGIVIRLHIDDISTTGRNTQGVRLIRVGDDEEVSTVAKVNIDDEDVDETEESQSEEEQLTEEGTTDDIEEVNQPTTEDETDE
- the yaaA gene encoding S4 domain-containing protein YaaA codes for the protein MAEEIKITTEYITLGQLLKEAAVIDTGGMAKWFLSEYDVYLNGEQEQRRGKKLYAGDEVDIPDIGTFVVVS
- the recF gene encoding DNA replication/repair protein RecF (All proteins in this family for which functions are known are DNA-binding proteins that assist the filamentation of RecA onto DNA for the initiation of recombination or recombinational repair.); this encodes MHIKELQLANYRNYGQTSIKFDNKVNLILGENAQGKTNVMEAIYVLAMAKSHRTSRDKDLISWDREYGKIEGRVEKRSGSLSLSVIISSKGKKVKLNALEQRKLSEYIGAFNVVMFAPEDLNLVKGSPQVRRRFIDMEIGQINPVYLYHLGIYNKVLKQRNHLLKDLYKNRQNEAMLDVLTTQLVTAAANVVKRRFEFLQRLQSWAEQIHFDISRGKEKLILQYKPSFNVSEEMDLTNIEEELFTAFEGVKDKEIRRGTSLVGPHRDDVGFTVNGKDVQTFGSQGQQRTTALSLKLAEIELIHSKVGEYPILLLDDVLSELDDYRQSHLLNTIQGKIQTFVTTTSVDGIDHETLDQAATYLVKQGEINKVK
- the gyrB gene encoding DNA topoisomerase (ATP-hydrolyzing) subunit B, translated to MTIDQNSYDESQIQVLEGLEAVRKRPGMYIGSTSARGLHHLVWEIVDNSIDEAMAGYCDTITVTIEEDNSITVEDNGRGIPVGIHEKMGRPAVEVIMTVLHAGGKFGGGGYKVSGGLHGVGASVVNALSTELEVEVHREGNIYYQRFERGIPQADLKIIGATEKRGTKIRFKPDPEIFTETTEYEYDMLTSRLRELAFLNRGLTIKTIDNRPDGQKNDYYYEGGIASFVEHLNRSKEALHEPPIFIEAERESIQVEIAVQYNDGFSGNIYSFANNINTHEGGTHESGFKTGLTRVINDYARKNNLFKENDPNLSGDDVREGLVAIISVKIPDPQFEGQTKTKLGNSEARTITDSLFTEHFSRFLIENPVVAKKIVEKGLMASRAREAAKKARELTRRKSALEVSSLPGKLADCSSRDASISEIYIVEGDSAGGSAKQGRDRHFQAILPLRGKIINVEKARLDKILANNEIRAIITALGTGIGDEFDIEKARYQKIIIMTDADVDGAHIRTLILTFFYRYMRELIEKGYVYIAQPPLYKISQGKTVHYAYNDKEMENIYSTLSETPKPGLQRYKGLGEMNPAQLWETTMDPETRTLLQVTLEDAMKADEIFEVLMGDRVEPRRDFIQENAQYVKNLDI
- the dnaN gene encoding DNA polymerase III subunit beta, yielding MHFVIAREHFVHSVQHVTKAVSSRTTIPILTGIKIHADQTGVTLTGSDSDISIESFIPTEQDDKELVKVIEPGSIVLQAKFFAEIVKKLPEGQIEIIVQDQFATTLRAGSSVFNLNGLDPEEYPRLPQVEEDNTFRMQQDLLKNIIRQTGFAVSTQETRPVLTGVNFEAEGGTLSCTATDSHRLAMRKAVIETNVESLQFSNVVIPGKSLNELSKVLDDSDELIDIVVTENQVLFKLKNLLFFSRLLDGKYPVTKNMIPTHSKTDLTLQTKGLLQTLERALLLSREGKNNVINLKTLEHGAIEITSITPEVGKVTEEVQSKEIQGEELRISFNGKNVIDALKVIDSEEIHIVFTGAMSPFVVRPVDNDNTLHLFSPVRTY
- the remB gene encoding extracellular matrix regulator RemB, yielding MFIHLGGDTVIRSKDVVAILDSEMENTSSDTTDFLDAFRKSNQIIEISEDLTKSIVVTEEHVYFSPISSVTLKRRAQVISEFDSYADIDSQQE
- a CDS encoding HD-GYP domain-containing protein; this encodes MKVKTKQLQEGCILAEDVKALTNHPLVRKKTVLTEEHLQVLDAFLIDSVIVEDKLINGDDFRPPEITEERVESTPTKQKTFIELYLQAVNNYKKEFKSWQSGKKIEIINIRALIMPLLEEVIRHPSHVFSLHHYQTKEDYLYHHAVAVSILSAYLGKKIGLTKGEWIELGIAGALCDCGMARISETVLRKKGALYAAEYEEVKKHPIYSYQMLKGITGVSERVLLAVLQHHEREDGSGYPLGTTAKKNHQNSKICAVADIYHAMTSERYYRSKQSPFKVLELISKDQFGQLDHRVVQTLLNSLLNFSIGTRVRLSNGEEADILYIDQQAPTRPIVKLVTTGEVLKLITMQDLHIEEVLH